In the Necator americanus strain Aroian chromosome X, whole genome shotgun sequence genome, AGAAAGCCACCTCATTGAACCGTCGGTTCcacaataaatatgaaatgatGAGAACTAACTCGTCAAGAGCTCGCCTGCTACACTTCCTGGTGCTGTCACGATCCTTGACTTGATTCATAAGGTTCAAATAATTCACTCGATCGTACAGGTCAGAGTCAAACTATAAATTACTATTCTTACAATCGCACCTCCACCTTTAAGAGCGAATTACGACCAAACATGATGTGAGTATCCACTCACATCTGTTGGGCTTTCCATTGGATTTTGTGCGAACTTCCTTTTTGGGATATTGATCGCTGGTATTGTATCCTGTTGGCGTATCTTCGCAATATTTGTAAACTTTGATTcctaaattaataaatattttcttctgaatatgaaataaaatgtattcTGTTCCAATAAATCTCTTCACTTTACCACGAAATGCCAATAAGGAATAAAAACGAATCGGATAAGAATATTAGCCGCTCATGGCCTATAGATTACTTGCATTCCGCGGGCAAATGCGGAAATAGGCGGGGCTTCGTAGGCGGATATCCTACCTCACCAAGAACTTCGATTGTTCCCCGTTTTAGGCAGCTTTCCTCTCCCTCACTCCCTCCTCACACCGAAACCGTACTAGTGATAGTGGAAGGGTAAACAAGGTAGATGACGTTTCACAACTTCGAGTTATTCCATAAGGAATGTTCTGTAGAGTTCTATAGGATGTATGTAAGCAAATACTCTTCATTTAAAAAGTTGCTAATCTCCGAGTGAGCATTCATCCAAATACGTAATTTTTCCGAATGAAAGTGTATCATCCGTTATGAAAATCTGGCGCTCATCGAGATCCCTGCACTGCACAGTAAGGGCATCGGTCCCGAATTAGTACATTGTATGCATTGTAAGCTGATACTTATATGGATGTACTGATGGTGTGAAGATGGAGAATAAATTAGTACTTTCAAAGTGGATTTGGATTGAACATCTGCCCAAACATAGTAGTTAAAATAGTTGTTGCGCATTCGTAGCCAAATAAAAATGTGCACATGGCCGACTTTGCAGAACAAAAGTGCAAAGTTGGATTTCTTTCGGAGTAGAAAGAAACAtgggaaaatggaaaaatatctGGACTGCTGAGCAGATAGGGAGGACTGCGTCTAGGAAAGGAGCAATTATGCCAAAATCGCCGTCCGGCGGTTACCCTGAGACAACACCGCAGCTGTCGTACATATGTGTAATCACTCACAGCGTTTATATGGGCACATATTCAGCGTAAAACAGAGCTGAAAACATGCTCAAAAAGAACGATAATTATCCCAGATCCTAGTAGAATGCACTAACAGAACCAGATCCGAATCCACCTTCCAAGAAAAGCAAACAAGAAGAAAGGTTGTGCCGTATTCATCTCAAATTATAGAAAGGCTGTATGTATTTGTTCTTCCACGTGTACACATCGTAGTTTAgatacaaagaaaaagtgcacTGTGCTAGCAAATGGACCAAAGTGAGACATTCGGCCCCTAAAATTTCACGTTTAGTAAATTCTGTAAGAGGAAGGTTATGCTCTatataaaaaaacagaaccCACTAACTTGTGctactcactcactcactcactcactcactcactcactcactcactcactcactcactcactcactcactcacacacacacacacacacacacacacacacacacacacacacacacacacacacacacacacacacacacacacacacacacacacacacacacacacacacacacacacacacacacacacacacacacacacacacacacacacacacacacacacacacacacacacacacacacacacacacacacacacacacacacacacacacacacacacacacacacacacacacacacacacacacacacacacacacacacacacacacacacacacacacacacacacacacacacacacacacacacgcacacacgcacacacgcacacacgcgcacacacacacacacacacgcacacacgcgcacacacgcacacacacacgcacacacacacacacacacacacacacacacacacacacacacacacacacacacacacacacacacacacacacgcgcacacacacacacacacacgcacacacgcgcacacacacacacacacacacacacacacacacacacacacacacacacacgcgcacacacgcgcacacacgcacacacacacgcgcacacacgcacacacacacgcgcacacacgcacacacacacgcgcacacacacacgcgcacacacacacgcgcacacacacacgcgcacacacgcacacacacacacacacacacacacacacacacacacacacacacgcgcgcacacacgcacacacgcgcacacgcgcacacacgcacacacgcgcacacgcgcacacacgcacacacacgcacacacacacacacacacacacacacacacacacacacacacacacacacacacacacacacacacacacacacacacacacgcacacacacacacacacacacacacacacgcacacacacacacacacgcgcacacacacacacacacacacacacacacacacacacacacacacacacagagagAAACATTAAAGGTgaaggggttttttttcttgcggcGCTTGACGTGAATCGCTTGGCCAGTGCTACTTATCTCACGCCGCCTCACGCAGTGGCGGCCTTAGgattaaatagaaaataagtggTCTGAAGCTTGAGATTCAGAAACGTTTTCAGAACCTTCTCACTACACACTCGCTCTTCaataattatagaaaaataCCATCTACAAGATCATATTCCCTTctcaatatttccaaaaattctcattCTTCAGCCTTAACATGCAGGTTTATCTTACGAAATTTCACGCAAATAAGAACAGGTCTAGTAGCCAGAAACTCCGCTCCACAAAGAATTAGTGAATAAATTGGAAGAGCCTACTTACTTACTGAATTGAAAAGCGATATGAAACTTGTATCTTGTGAAGTTAGTAAATTTGTAGTGCAAGTTATCATGGATTTGGGATTGCGACAATAGAGACCTTACAACTTTGGCAACTGGCGACACTGTTGAAATCCTCGCATGTGATCCAGCGAATATAAGGCGCGAAATACTGAAAGTGTCAAAAGTAACCTCAACTCTATTGATGAGGCTAAATACGCAATATACATTTACTATGCAAAAAAgattgtattttttccatcAGCTGGTTCATTCTTCCTCAGTATCTACATTGTCAGGGATTCTTTTGTTCAAGTTATCATCATTGGACTGGAGCTATTCAGCTAAAATAAGGTTTCAGGAATCTTAATTTAAACTGTCATGAATGTGTATAACTATCAACTTTTTGGAAGAATGAATACAATTGACATTGCAAGAAGTATTCGATcattaaaatcaattaataatTTACACTACGAATACATTTCATAAGAATACAACATTGTCATCACTTTTCCGCGTCCTAGTGAAGGATGTTTGAATACAGATTACTAAAGTCAAGGAGCTTGCTTGTTGTCAGTATATTATAGACCAGTCCGAACGCCTCCTTAACGCGGAacttcagacttcttgtggtTCTCGCTTCGTTCGCCTTTATTGATCAACAGAAATTAGAATTAGTGGTACTCTCTGCAGATTttgtctaaaaaaaattaaattaaattaagttaaattaaattgtaAAGCACAAAAGCACACATGCACTcatcacggctatgaaacaactcattgattttttgacaaattcaCTTGGAATTATTGCCTGATGCTGCACTAATAATTGCGCTGATTCCAATTTTTGCGCCGTCGCGCCAGCTCTGCAGTTCCCTGCGCTTTCTGGCGTCAGCGCACCAATTCTTCGTAGTCGGGTCCTttgcaccccattttatcGCCTTCTTGGACtggtgcaccaattcgacgcctcAGAACCTGTCTCTCTGGTACTTTGCTTCACACATATACCCATACAACTTAACAGACTAAGTCCGTTATTTTATAGCATGATATTTCTCCATCCTATATACCGCCATAACAACAGAGCTTTCTTAGTCTTGTTCCACAAAGGTTAACATAGAATGGTGTGAGAGTAACGTCAAGTAACGCAAAAATCACAGGCCGCCCAtctcacttcattttactgCTTTCTGGTGTCGACGCGCAATGACGTCGTGGGATCCGTCTTATTGTATCCTAGCGCCAGCGTGCTTAAATGATGTCGTGGGTTCCGTCTTAtactcccccccccccctttttctCCTACTTTCTGGTACCGGACAATCTCACTTTTTCAGGGCAAAAACATGTCTAAGATCTACCTTAtacaacaggaaaaaaaggaagtaaaaattttgttgtgcCTTTAGAGAGACTATGAAGCTTTCTTTTCACAACAACACCAAAAAGTGAAATAGTAGAAACATTGCaattcttaacaaaaaaaacacacacaaacacacgcGGAGAGAAGTTACAAACGGAATCCACATAGAAGAAAACTACTAATGACACAAAAGAACTATCTTTGCAAATGGTGAAAAGAATGAGAACattcaagaaggaaaaaggcaAATGTCTATTCTAAAGCGCGGATTGAACGTACGACGAAGTTTGATAGTTCATTATCTTTCTTTCATGTTCAACTGAAGCTTTTCAACATCACGTGAGGTTTTCTCCGCAACGAAATTCAGAAACGTAATTGTTATTTCTAAATAGTATGTCACATCAGCAAGAGTTGCCGAGAGAAGTCGTCACGAAGGATGTTTCACtcaatcggcgggctgatgtcaacgcctgacgcgattacccgcggATGTGTCCCCGAGGTGTGATGTGCTTGAACACAGCCTGCCCAACCTTTTCGATTTTCTGCGAGAGCGTGCACACAATCACTCCAatcgtcgctattccacatCGTGCGAAACTTTatgtctcgcctgaactgcttatccacgccgagtgtcctcaggtcctctcccaccacctcagtccaaaacttccattttcggccaggtggcttcttccaactcaaacccgacaaactcctcagaactcgttgaacaagagGATTTGCCCgcctccttaatatatgactaAAGAAGCGAAagcgatttactttagccactttcgatggcggtgcaagatgttcaTATCTTTCACGTGTCATTCGCCGGTATAcccatcaatttctgcgtaaagatcttgtggcgtaccctaggccaaaagtagccaagtagccgtctaagcggctttcgttccgtgcaatcaagcctctccatcaccgtagatatGCTGAACAAGTCTCCGATCCCCACGTAATAATAGGGCGAATTGcgaataggtagactcgcagcttgacttcgttggtgattgGGATCAACCACAGGCATTTCtttaaggagttgaatgcagaagtggccttagcgcatctctGCTGAACATCCCTCTCATAGCtgtcgttgttcttcagcgtacagcccaggaaACAGAACTAAttgacgagttctatcggttgtccgtccactctgattcccgttcgagatctcgaagagatccacatctgcttgtaTTTGTCAGAGTGTAGACATAGTCCacaggctgcagccagcttcgacaCAAGGTTCACAAcaagttgaagtttcgtactgctctCCGCCAATATAACATACTCAGCGTACTCAAGATCGGTCAGAGGACGTCCTGATGGCGCTAGAATGATATCAGCAGGACACTGATATACtattcttcgcataatgtcgtcgatgacAAAactgaacaggaaaggtcctgccactgccctttGTCTTACTCAACTCCAGAAACGCTAAtcgcattggcttcgaataccgcagATTTTGAACACTCCCCTGACGATGAACatctggtcaatcgtagatcggcgaGGACGAAacccagcttgctcgtcgcgcgttattttttcgcgatgtttaatgagtcgatCTAGGATGATACGCTCAATACCtcgtacataacacgcagctaAGAGATTCGTCGACAAtccctagggtccgtgacggataacttcatGTGGAGGAGAAATATAGCGTGTATCCACGAGTCAGGTGTCCTTTCATCTATCCATACTGAGCGGACGATCTTAGTC is a window encoding:
- a CDS encoding hypothetical protein (NECATOR_CHRX.G24254.T1), whose product is MRRIVYQCPADIILAPSGRPLTDLEYAEYVILAESSTKLQLVVNLVSKLAAACGLCLHSDKYKQMWISSRSRTGIRVDGQPIELVN
- a CDS encoding hypothetical protein (NECATOR_CHRX.G24253.T1); the encoded protein is MTRERYEHLAPPSKVAKVNRFRFFSHILRRRANPLVQRVLRSLSGLSWKKPPGRKWKFWTEVVGEDLRTLGVDKQFRRDIKFRTMWNSDDWSDCVHALAENRKGWAGCVQAHHTSGTHPRVIASGVDISPPIE